The Arachis duranensis cultivar V14167 chromosome 2, aradu.V14167.gnm2.J7QH, whole genome shotgun sequence genome has a window encoding:
- the LOC107472855 gene encoding LOW QUALITY PROTEIN: 40S ribosomal protein SA (The sequence of the model RefSeq protein was modified relative to this genomic sequence to represent the inferred CDS: inserted 2 bases in 1 codon; substituted 2 bases at 2 genomic stop codons) gives MATSAAAPRQLSQKEQDIQMMLAAEVHLGTKNCDFQMERYVFKRRNDGIYIINLGKTWEKLQLAARIIVAIENPQDIIVQSARPYGQRAVLKFAQYTGANAIAGRHTPGTFTNQMQTSYNEPRLLILTDPRTDHQPIKEGALGNIPTIAFCDTDSPMRYVDVGIPYXIIXMSTFHVXVDLFFYREPEEAKQQEEEEAPAAPEYAIQDFGAAGIAGFPTADGEWTAVTEQPWPEAVPQQPIAAAPADWAPDTSAAAGDWEPVPAPQPSVPAPGAVAPTGWE, from the exons ATGGCCACTTCCGCCGCTGCGCCGCGCCAGCTCTCTCAGAAGGAGCAAGACATCCAGATGATGCTTGCGGCTGAGGTGCATTTGGGAACCAAAAACTGCGACTTCCAGATGGAACGCTATGTCTTCAAACGCCGCAATGATG GTATTTACATAATTAACCTTGGCAAGACATGGGAGAAGCTCCAACTTGCTGCTAGGATTATTGTCGCCATCGAGAATCCGCAGGACATCATTGTTCAGTCTGCTAGGCCATATGGTCAGAGGGCAGTCTTGAAATTTGCCCAATACACCGGTGCAAATGCAATTGCTGGAAGGCACACTCCTGGAACATTCACTAATCAGATGCAGACATCCTATAACGAGCCTCGCCTTCTTATTCTGACTGATCCAAGGACTGATCATCAG CCCATTAAGGAAGGTGCTCTTGGAAATATTCCAACAATTGCCTTTTGCGATACTGATTCTCCAATGCGGTATGTTGATGTTGGCATTCCTTATTAGATAAT TATGTCAACTTTTCATGTGTAGGTGGATCTATTCTTCTATAGAGAACCTGAAGAGGCCAAGCaacaagaggaggaggaagCACCAGCTGCCCCAGAATATGCCATTCAAGACTTCGGTGCTGCTGGCATTGCCGGTTTCCCCACAGCTGATGGTGAATGGACGGCTGTCACAGAACAACCCTGGCCCGAGGCAGTTCCACAACAACCTATTGCAGCTGCGCCTGCTGATTGGGCCCCAGATACTT CTGCAGCTGCAGGTGATTGGGAACCGGTTCCAGCTCCTCAGCCTTCCGTTCCGGCACCCGGAGCTGTTGCTCCCACTGGTTGGGAATAG